atgtgatcAGTGCCtttagcgggcgtcgtagaaactattttacaGTACACTATAAGTGTCAAACTCTTGTTACtcgtatatatgtacatatgtacatatcgTATCACTTTCcgaatatttattgttgtaaagacttcaaaattaattccttaaaaatacgctaggggcgctgattgaTTTTTCAAATACTTACCATCATCCATGTCATTCCAGGGTTGTGTATCAGCTGACATCAGGAACACAAATATAAAGTTACAGAAAACACATGCTCCTGCCACTATGAAGAATATTATACGCCACTGTGTGATATTCGTctgtaaagaaaacaataaatttgaAGCATGTACACATGAGTCATTTAAGGTGATAAAACATGTATCAAGTGGTTCCTGGATCGTACATTCTTAAACcagctaaataaaatttaaaacggtttttcaattatgaaaattattataaaacggCCCTTTCCCCTAGGTTCATCTTAAGCAGTAGAAAGGTAAATAATTTTTGAGTTACGTGACTGCGCCACGTTAATACCGTGTGATacaagttaagattttttttgatcTTAAGTTATTTATGACTTAAGTGATGCATGCTGTGGTGATAAATGATATACTCACCAAATCAGTGACAACGTTGGAGACCAGAACAGGTAATAAAACAGTGCAGCCGGTCAGCAAAGAGTTGCCTATTGCCATCAGAGTACCGCTGAAGTTTGGAGCTAAATCAATGTGATTTACCTGAAATAAAAGTAGATGagaaatcaaatatattatatacatagttatttctaattcaTGTTTATCGTTGTATAATTAAACTCTAACTACACAAATTTTAAACTGTAAATCAATCAATCTCTCGATACGTTTGTTGAGACAATGCTTTGTGGAGAAAGTTGAGCtacagtttaatatttatttttaacgaaaTTAACTTGTTTCAGTAACAAAATAGTCCAAGttgacacaaaaaaaatacttttcagaCTAAAAATTCCCTCACAATTCTTTTCCACGAGAAAATAAACAAGCTCAgtgaatttcaaaattaaaagcttACCATCCACCCGGTATGAACTCCCATGTGACATGCCATAGTGACGACGAGGCAGGTGACTGCGGCCGCTGCGCTGTTCGCGTACGACGCACACACTAGTGATATAGCCAGCCCTAGTTGcgctagaaaatattttaaactttaatataaaattcgaTGTAAAAAGTGATAAATGAGAAAATCGCTTTCCTTAGGGATTGTAACGtgtagtaaaatattactttcttaATTTAAAGTGAGTAATGAGATAGTTTTGatgataattttttttcgtcGAAGGTGAAGGTATATTAAAGTTCATTCGCTTTTTGACATTTATATTGATGATCCCATGTAGGCCCGACTCCCATGTAGTGAGAGGTTAGGATATTGTCAAACACCAGGCACTTAATTAAACCAACTACTTGCGCAAGTATACATTTAAGTTCTATAGAGTTTAGAAATCAGTTTTCTGATTTGAACACCAAACCAAAGGcctataatgtcctcctagccgatacggctacggcggtcagtttaattgaaactggccatctgttcaggactttgtttatagtgtccaagtgtgtgcacaatacacaggtacactctctattccatcactctcatagtctggtgggacggataaccgacacaaccagtgagaggtcaggcgcaggaccgacggctttacgtgctctccgaggcacggagtcttcgacctcaacttcccaactccgggcaatctctaagaaattcttaacagaaaatctcagaaaggactttttggcccgacccaggattcgaacccgagacctctcggcacggcagccgcatatactaccgaccgcgccacagaggcagtttaaaAAAAGGCCTATATATCTATATTGGAacaatgtttaaatataaaaataatactaaccGATAGTATTAGATATTCTTCTAGCATTTTTTACAGTAACAATGTTATGATTTGTGCAATAATCTGATATCCATCCAAAACCAAGGCTTGTGAAGAAACTGGCCACATATGGCAGTGACGAAAGAACACCACTCTGAAAACACCAAAATGACATTACAAACTTATTgaaaacaacaaagaaaatgATGCATCTGGTCCTTGTGAGATTATTTATAGGATTCcagaaataaatttgataattcATAACATTAACAAGCTTATTTTCTTAAGTGTTTATCATTTTACGGTCCGTTGGTTGCGTAGGTATTATGTCTCTCTTTCGTTAGAATGCAATCCAAAGGTTGCTGACCTttatataataatcaaaatagtCAAAGTCACCAtagttaaaaactttattaacgtaaaattttaaactctGTTTAGTtgaattatcattattttataaggttGTAATACTCACGTTCTTAACATTGATGCCAAGGATATAGTGAATGTAGGAAGGTACTTGATTGAAGAAGAACACGAAGGAGACACCGCTGGCGATGTGTGTGGCGTGAGCACCCCAGAGTGGTTTCGATGTAAAGATCGCTTTCCATGGCGTTTTTGGTTTCTGTAATAAATTGGGATAAAATGTTAATAGCAAACATAACGGGcaatgtaatgaaaaataatttatttaaaaacgaaactctttttatttttgagCTACATAGTAGTTATAGATTTTTATGGTATGCACATATAGGGATATATTCAATCGTCGCTGTCGGACAATATTTCATTATCTAATTGATATGTCCCAATGTTTGTTGGGATAATTTCAATAGTAGTTCAAAGTTTGGTTACGTATCCAGCGACAGAATTTTCCCATATAACATCAAATCAACATTGTAAATCtaatcagtgcctcgattctctactactgtcgtctaccgacaaccgaactgtcatcgagaaattttgaatgaaaatctgatcagcgcctctgacgggtgtcgtaggaaacgttttggcagtacattctaaatgtcaaaatttcgatagctagccggtcgtcggtagtcgatagtggtagagaatcggggtacaggtataacataaattattttatgttcttacCCGAACACTTTCTTTAGTGCCTCCTAAGATAAAGTTTTTCTCCTCTTCACTGATCGTCTTATGCTCCATCGGTGTGGCTGCTCCGAAAACAGTGAGTAAGGCACAAGCAACAAGCGATATTACTCCAACAGCATAGAACGCAGACGGCCAGCCCCAAGAACTGGCTCCAAGGAAACCACCTAGTTGGAAACCTATGACGGTTCCTAATGTTGTTCCTgtaaaggtataaaaaaatttCTTTACTTATTCCCATAGGGGAAGACAGAGAACAGAGAACTCAGACCACTTGTTACAATCCTTAAAACTAcctttacttcattcacatccatacatcataAAAGACCACCGGTTACAAGTGCTACTCTCATGACCTTTTAAGAGGTCATGCATGTCTTATTCTCTTCTAGAGAGTCACCTCCCAATGTTTTGACTTTTATACATAACTAGCtgccccgcgcaacttcgcttgtgtcacataagagagaatggttaaaattttccccgtttttgtaacatttttcgttgctactctgctcctaatggccgtagcgtgaagttatatagcctatagccttcctcgataaatgggctatctaacagtgaaatattttttcaaatcggaccagtagttcctgagattagcgcgttcaaacaaacaaactcttcagctttataatattagtatagataatttatttaaacacatatattgtttggattttatttatatttctccTTTTTTGGTCACAATACTGCCCATAGGTATCTTTCCAAACTAAGAGGAAAGATAcctttgcttttaatttttacgAAACGAGAATTGTCAATATTTGTAAACGGGCTTAAAACTCTCAAGCGCAAAGtatatctaaaattatttgCGAGATCTTTATGGCAAGAATATATGATAATTCCAGCTcaagtaaaagaaacaaatactTTAAGACATTAATATATTCGAACAGTTTTagactgtgtcaaaatttaaatttacagacctttaaaacattaatcaaaattttaaaagcattttctaGCTATTAACGTCATTTCAGTCAGTTGTACAAGCAGTTAATCTTGAAGAGGTGTGTCTATCTTATCTCACTATTAATATGTCAGAACTTGACGCAGAGCAATTACTTTACATTCAGGATTATTTTGTGCGTGTGGAGATGAAATATCGCgtatcttatttattgtttgatgaATAAATATAGGAGTGGGAGATAAGGAGCGTTATATAATTGTGTCATGTGTTATTACAGTAGCCAAAAGGCTTTAGTCTAGCTAATGAATGGTACATTGACCTCACGCGTATTGGCAAGAAATGATAATTGTTATTTGGATGGTAAGACAAATAAACAACGACATAGAAtatctaaatgttttttttttatgagagCTATTTGAAATCTTATCATTACCCTAATCACATCAAGCTGTAAAAAAGAAACGGTTTATATGTAGAGCTAAATGAATGGCTAACCATGTATGAGTAAACGGCAAGacttaaataatcatttaaaaaagacattaaaaccaattagatttattattcataaaaaagacaccaaaaatacataatttacaaaGAACTAACAAACTTCTTACTGACTTGGGAAAGTTGATAGCTAGCTGCAGAAATAACTGAATATTTGCATCATTTTGATTCAAGATTTCTCCATGGTTGCAGCAAAAGCTtctttacaaaatttacaatCATATCTGTCATGAAGATCATCACTTACCTATATACACATAACTGCTCATCATCGCTCGTTCACTGACTGCCACCCATTTTGCCACTAGACTCTGAATGCTTGGGTACGTTCCCGCTTGAGCTAGTCCTTGGAGGATGCGACAGCCACATGCTGCCTTCCATCCACCCTGGAAAAgtgtacataatttattattaacaatacaaTTAACTTTACGGAATTCGCATTTGACTCGCGTTCTCAACTTGAGTTCGGACTCGTTGCttagcagtggaacagtaaagagttatatgctttttttattttatctttatcttttctTTCTCCTTGGTCTTTGCTTAACCCTTTAGGAAAATGTGTGATTTAGACTATGTATATTTGCATTACctatataatttttcatttagtatcaataataatatgtttactttaaaagtGCCTTTCGCATTTATCATATTAGTTGGATATTGATTTCTATCTGTATGACACACCGATTTCGATAACGACCGCAACAAACGCAACGTTTGAATCGTTGTGACGCAGCGTGGCAGATGGTGCGTGTCGTTAGTGTCTTGCGATCTACAGTTGTGTGAGAAATTACTCTTTAATTGCTATTGGCTACgcatttttgttgaaattaataaagaaatataaccAAACAATTCAGCGAT
This genomic stretch from Anticarsia gemmatalis isolate Benzon Research Colony breed Stoneville strain chromosome 13, ilAntGemm2 primary, whole genome shotgun sequence harbors:
- the LOC142977477 gene encoding putative inorganic phosphate cotransporter, with protein sequence MKTIQNGEKKIDYEYKEVPYKENVEEKPTIPKKYGYGIRHIQLVLFFLSLAVNFISRGHLGVTIVAMTSPHVDKSEILNNTAIYLTRYKGDAAIGVKGNITNETLEAFLHTSEKSHETYDWPKSTQEMVLGSFFVGYCIMMFPTGMICQRWGGKLPLQASLFFSGIASILTPWLTTWGGWKAACGCRILQGLAQAGTYPSIQSLVAKWVAVSERAMMSSYVYIGTTLGTVIGFQLGGFLGASSWGWPSAFYAVGVISLVACALLTVFGAATPMEHKTISEEEKNFILGGTKESVRKPKTPWKAIFTSKPLWGAHATHIASGVSFVFFFNQVPSYIHYILGINVKNSGVLSSLPYVASFFTSLGFGWISDYCTNHNIVTVKNARRISNTIAQLGLAISLVCASYANSAAAAVTCLVVTMACHMGVHTGWMVNHIDLAPNFSGTLMAIGNSLLTGCTVLLPVLVSNVVTDLTNITQWRIIFFIVAGACVFCNFIFVFLMSADTQPWNDMDDETCIEEQVGGAEEKEKR